The DNA window TCGTTAATGACTTTAAAATTGTCTGTATCGATGTATAACAAGGCCAAAAATCTACCATCATGACGCGTGCAATTTGCTGCTTTAGCTAATTGCTCCATAAAATAACGACGATTATATAAAGAGGTCAAAGAATCTTGTTCTGCCAATTTTTTTAATTGAAGTTCTAGAAGTTTCTGTTTGGTAATGTCTACATAGCGAATAACTACTCCTTCAACAGATTCCTCGGTTTGAAGAGGCGTAGCTTGCATCAAAAACCATCTTTTTATAGTAGGAGAGTGACAGGGTTGTTCAAAATTCAAAGAGTCTTTCTGTCCTGTCAATATCGCTTGCAGCCCCTGATACAGTAGAGGCTCATTCTCACATTGTTCTAAATAATTCATTCCAATACCATAACTCGTTAAAGTTTTACCATTTCTTAACGCAAATTGAAGCCATTCATTATTTACAAAAAGAATAGAGCCAGTTACATCGATTAAACAAATTTGATCTCGCAAAGAATCCAGAATAGATTCTTTTATTCCTACTTCTGTTGATAGAATATTTTCGCAATCTTTCTTCAATATAACCATCATCTTTCTTTGAATTATATTTTTTTAAAGTGTTTAACTGAGCTAGTAATCGAAATTCTAATAAATGCAAGTAATTCTGTCAAAGATATGACATTTAGCATGACTTCTTCTCTACTATATTTAATAACGAAAATTTCTCGTTTTTAGATTACTTTATTTGCGGGCTTGCAGTTGCTCTGATATCGTAAATTATCAATTTAAGTCAAACAAGGTATGAAATTTAATAATACTTTAAAGGGCGTGTTTCAATTGAATACTTTTGGGGTGACCTGATTAAGCGCCAGAAGAAAGTTCAGAATCTGTTTCTGGTTCATACGGCATTAGCTGTTTATTTCGGATAGGTGCGCCAAATGTGGTAGTCACAATTTTTTGTTGGGGTCGTATGGACCTTATATGCCAGTGTTGGAAATAAAATATATTTTTCTATTGTAGTTTTTGTGGATACGTGCGATTTTCAACAGAATTATAAAATTTATATGTACAGATGAATGCATGAGTAGCTTATGGCTGCGATAAAATGAGTGGAACAAAAAATAAGGACCAGATTTAAAAGAAGCTATTAACTATTCGTATGAAGATCAAAAAGAAAAAGAACATCAAGATTAGTAATGCCTCCCAAAAGTTAGCGTTCAAACTTAACTTTTAGAATATACTACTCGCTGATGCTCTTTTTTGAACCTTACTGACTTTTAATGAAAGGAAGAATGACTTTGCGATGTGTTGCATCGTTAACAAGTACACGATTGATGTAAAAATTATCATCTGTCGGTGCGATAGTTTGCGGTGCTAATATATATCCTGCTTCTAGTCCTTGATCCCGTAATGCCTGAGCTGTAAATTCATCAGTATCCCCGTACGGATAAGCGAAGCTACGCACAGTTATTTCAAGCTCTTTTTCAATAACTTCAATACTTTTTTTCAAATCGCTTTTAAATGCCTCTCTATTTTCTGGAACAAGAAATATGGGAGTTTCGTTTTCAAATCGATGCATTTTATACGTATGAGATCCAACACTGGCAAGTCCACTCTTTTCCATTTCTCTTATTTGATCCCATGTTGCCATTTTTAAGTTGCTGAAGTCTTCATCTCCAACGCGCCCTGCGATGATAAACATGGTAAATGGAACATTTGCTTTTTTCAAAATCGGAAAGGCATTTTTGTAAACTGAGTGATCGATGTCATCAAAAGAAACCCATACACATTTTGGTGGGAAGATTCCTGATTTCTTTGCTTGAAGTAATTCGTCTTCTGACAAGAAAACAGCTCCTGCATCGGCTAATGAC is part of the Planococcus kocurii genome and encodes:
- a CDS encoding sensor domain-containing diguanylate cyclase, translating into MMVILKKDCENILSTEVGIKESILDSLRDQICLIDVTGSILFVNNEWLQFALRNGKTLTSYGIGMNYLEQCENEPLLYQGLQAILTGQKDSLNFEQPCHSPTIKRWFLMQATPLQTEESVEGVVIRYVDITKQKLLELQLKKLAEQDSLTSLYNRRYFMEQLAKAANCTRHDGRFLALLYIDTDNFKVINDTYGHPAGDHVLKELANQLKEDTRFADTVARIGGDEFAVLLPDITQVEVKLIADRILLSIQQLTIHYQDCLIELTVSIGGGFSLIKCRLLL
- a CDS encoding polysaccharide deacetylase family protein; this translates as MKKAIKLIIILALIYAFFLFKDNIKEEVFTVDELAMSFPEELNKESCLGLNYHRVVEDTLPVRISRWLLNSDELVKYSVLTTEFEEQLTSLADAGAVFLSEDELLQAKKSGIFPPKCVWVSFDDIDHSVYKNAFPILKKANVPFTMFIIAGRVGDEDFSNLKMATWDQIREMEKSGLASVGSHTYKMHRFENETPIFLVPENREAFKSDLKKSIEVIEKELEITVRSFAYPYGDTDEFTAQALRDQGLEAGYILAPQTIAPTDDNFYINRVLVNDATHRKVILPFIKSQ